The Caulobacter sp. FWC26 genome contains a region encoding:
- a CDS encoding cytochrome c1 encodes MLRKLSIIAAVAGLAFAGQALAAGHPLPPKDVQWSFEGPFGKFDQAQLQRGYKVYREVCSSCHSMKLLSFRNLGDKGGPFYNEKYKNSNDNPWVKAIAKDYEVADIDSETGDAIKRPATSADRFPSPFANEVAARGANGGALPPDMSLLAKARSGGPDYIYSLLTGYVDPPAGLKVGPGQHYNPYMPGDLTAYWSGSHEHVPPGGFIAMAAPLKDGQVTFDDGTKSTLDQQAKDVSAFLMWAAEPKLEERKQTGFAVIIYLLLLSGLLYASYKTVWRNESH; translated from the coding sequence CCGCCGAAGGACGTCCAGTGGTCGTTCGAAGGCCCGTTCGGCAAGTTCGATCAGGCCCAGCTGCAGCGCGGCTACAAGGTCTATCGGGAAGTCTGCTCGTCGTGCCACTCGATGAAGCTGCTCAGCTTCCGGAACCTTGGTGACAAGGGCGGCCCGTTCTACAACGAGAAGTACAAGAACTCGAACGACAACCCGTGGGTCAAGGCGATCGCCAAGGACTACGAGGTCGCCGACATCGACTCTGAGACGGGTGATGCGATCAAGCGTCCGGCCACCAGCGCCGACCGCTTCCCGTCGCCCTTCGCCAACGAAGTGGCCGCCCGCGGCGCGAACGGCGGCGCCCTGCCGCCGGACATGTCGCTGCTGGCCAAGGCCCGTTCGGGCGGTCCGGACTATATCTACTCGCTGCTGACGGGTTACGTGGATCCGCCGGCTGGCCTGAAGGTCGGTCCGGGTCAGCACTACAACCCCTACATGCCGGGTGACCTGACGGCCTATTGGTCGGGCTCGCATGAGCACGTCCCGCCGGGCGGCTTTATCGCCATGGCCGCCCCGCTGAAGGACGGTCAGGTGACGTTCGACGACGGCACCAAGTCGACCCTCGACCAGCAGGCCAAGGACGTGTCGGCCTTCCTGATGTGGGCCGCCGAGCCCAAGCTGGAAGAGCGCAAGCAGACTGGCTTCGCCGTGATCATCTATCTGCTGCTGCTGAGCGGCCTGCTCTACGCCAGCTACAAGACGGTCTGGCGCAACGAGTCGCACTAA
- a CDS encoding histidine phosphatase family protein — MIRRLSALAVFLLLAASPALAQTVVIVRHGEKVSPNGDPDLSETGLARANALATALSGARVSLVLATPLKRTQQTGRPTAEAQSATVQTIALDGGVLAHAERVANAARKADKDTTVLVVGHSNTVGEIARALGDAAPTVLTDCDYDQMTVITLGGSKPRTLHARYGAPTQACPGS; from the coding sequence ATGATCCGTCGTCTGAGCGCCCTCGCCGTCTTCCTGCTGCTCGCCGCGAGCCCTGCCTTGGCGCAGACGGTCGTGATCGTCCGTCATGGCGAGAAGGTCTCACCCAACGGCGATCCGGATCTGTCGGAAACCGGTCTGGCTCGCGCCAACGCCCTGGCGACCGCCCTTTCCGGCGCCCGGGTCAGCCTGGTCCTGGCGACGCCGCTGAAGCGAACCCAGCAAACCGGCAGGCCGACCGCAGAGGCCCAGAGCGCGACCGTCCAGACCATCGCGCTCGACGGCGGCGTCCTGGCGCACGCTGAGCGCGTCGCCAACGCCGCGCGCAAGGCGGACAAGGACACGACGGTCCTGGTCGTCGGGCACAGCAACACCGTGGGCGAAATCGCCCGCGCGCTGGGGGACGCCGCACCGACAGTGCTGACGGATTGCGACTACGACCAGATGACGGTCATAACCCTCGGCGGGTCCAAGCCACGGACGCTGCACGCTCGCTACGGCGCGCCGACGCAAGCTTGCCCGGGAAGCTGA
- a CDS encoding dienelactone hydrolase family protein encodes MGERIALATLDGAPFAAYHAPPTEARRGGVVMMHAIWGVTPHLRQLADSLAEQGYEVIVPSLMDAADADFPVEDTTPAILEARMAMGERTGWGASTLPRVQACVDVLGGPVFALGFCYGGTTAWLAACRCEGLSAVSAFYGGDIIAYRDETPKVATILHFGKVDTMIPLADVEAIRERHPDLPIYLYDAGHAFVAPNGHHADSARLSLLRTLQLFQRSGGAKAEA; translated from the coding sequence GTGGGGGAGCGGATCGCCCTCGCCACCTTGGACGGCGCGCCCTTCGCTGCGTATCACGCACCACCAACGGAAGCGCGGCGCGGCGGCGTCGTCATGATGCACGCGATCTGGGGCGTTACCCCGCATCTGCGTCAGTTGGCGGACAGCCTGGCCGAGCAGGGCTATGAGGTGATCGTTCCCAGTCTGATGGACGCGGCTGACGCCGACTTTCCTGTTGAAGACACCACGCCAGCGATCCTCGAAGCCCGCATGGCCATGGGCGAGCGGACCGGCTGGGGAGCTAGCACCCTGCCCCGTGTCCAGGCCTGCGTTGATGTTCTCGGTGGCCCGGTGTTTGCGCTAGGCTTCTGCTACGGCGGCACCACGGCCTGGCTGGCGGCGTGTCGCTGCGAGGGCCTCTCGGCGGTGTCGGCTTTCTACGGCGGTGACATCATCGCCTATCGCGACGAGACGCCCAAGGTTGCAACTATCCTTCACTTCGGCAAGGTCGACACGATGATCCCGCTGGCCGATGTCGAAGCGATCCGCGAGCGCCATCCGGATCTGCCGATCTATCTCTATGACGCCGGACATGCCTTCGTCGCGCCGAACGGGCATCACGCCGACAGCGCGCGGCTGTCCCTGCTACGCACGCTGCAACTGTTTCAACGGTCCGGAGGGGCCAAGGCCGAGGCTTGA
- a CDS encoding dienelactone hydrolase family protein, with amino-acid sequence MAQMITLTAAHDGFAFTALHAEPNGPRRGGVIVIQEIFGLDHYVHEDVARWAARGFEVVAPSMFDRQEKGFTALHDPAGFENGVKHALANGPDNAMGDIQACVDFLKDRGPVFVVGYCYGGTMTWLAASRCEGIAAGASYYGGQVAGMAKFALKAPVIVHLGRKDPHIPADDVKAAIQAAHPDVPVYIYEASGHGFNNDGRPDSDLADAELARQRTMDFFAAHGAA; translated from the coding sequence ATGGCCCAGATGATCACCCTGACCGCCGCGCATGACGGCTTTGCGTTCACCGCCCTGCATGCCGAGCCGAACGGCCCGCGCCGAGGCGGAGTCATCGTGATCCAGGAGATCTTCGGTCTGGACCACTACGTCCACGAGGACGTCGCCCGCTGGGCCGCCCGCGGCTTCGAAGTCGTGGCGCCGTCAATGTTCGACCGACAGGAGAAGGGCTTCACCGCTCTGCACGATCCGGCTGGCTTCGAGAACGGCGTCAAGCACGCCCTCGCCAACGGGCCCGACAACGCCATGGGCGACATCCAGGCGTGCGTGGACTTCCTCAAGGACCGGGGACCGGTCTTCGTGGTCGGCTACTGCTACGGCGGTACGATGACCTGGCTGGCGGCTTCGCGCTGCGAGGGGATTGCGGCGGGCGCCAGCTACTATGGCGGTCAAGTCGCTGGCATGGCCAAGTTCGCGCTGAAGGCGCCGGTGATCGTCCATCTGGGACGGAAGGACCCGCACATCCCGGCTGACGACGTGAAGGCGGCGATACAAGCCGCTCACCCTGACGTTCCCGTCTATATCTACGAAGCTAGCGGTCATGGCTTCAACAACGATGGCCGCCCGGATTCCGATCTCGCCGACGCCGAACTGGCCCGCCAGCGGACAATGGACTTCTTCGCTGCGCACGGGGCCGCGTAG
- the ychF gene encoding redox-regulated ATPase YchF, translated as MALKVAIVGLPNVGKSTLFNALTQTASAQAANYPFCTIEPNTGDVAVPEPRLNALAKIAGSKEIIPARINFVDVAGLVRGASKGEGLGNQFLANIRDCDAVAFVARCFEDSDITHVEGRIDPISDLEIIEMELMLADLESLEKRLPNVEKRAKSGGDKDMIQTLRLINLALEQLRAGRPARAAQIDKEDAKAWAMLQLLTSLPALYVCNVEEASADKGNKFSDLVAERAARDNAKSVVISAQIESEIALLDEEERAEFLETLGLAEPGLNRLIREAYSLLGLQTYFTVGPKEARAWTIPVGATGPQAAGVIHTDFEKGFIRAETIAFDDYVKLGGENGAKEAGKMRSEGKEYVVKDGDVMHFRFNV; from the coding sequence ATGGCCCTGAAAGTCGCCATCGTCGGCCTGCCCAATGTCGGCAAGTCCACCCTGTTCAACGCCCTGACCCAGACGGCGTCGGCCCAGGCCGCCAACTATCCGTTCTGCACGATCGAGCCCAACACCGGCGACGTCGCCGTGCCCGAGCCGCGCCTGAACGCGCTGGCAAAGATCGCCGGCTCCAAGGAGATCATCCCGGCCCGGATCAACTTCGTCGATGTCGCAGGCCTGGTGCGCGGCGCCTCGAAGGGTGAAGGCTTGGGCAACCAGTTCCTGGCCAATATCCGGGACTGTGACGCCGTGGCTTTCGTCGCCCGCTGCTTCGAAGACAGCGACATCACCCACGTCGAGGGCCGTATCGACCCGATCAGCGATCTCGAGATCATCGAGATGGAGCTGATGCTGGCCGACCTGGAGAGCCTGGAAAAGCGCCTGCCCAACGTCGAGAAGCGCGCAAAGAGCGGCGGCGACAAGGACATGATCCAGACCCTGCGCCTGATCAACCTGGCGCTGGAGCAGCTGCGCGCCGGTCGTCCCGCCCGCGCCGCCCAGATCGACAAGGAAGACGCCAAGGCCTGGGCCATGTTGCAGCTGCTGACCTCGCTGCCGGCCCTCTATGTCTGCAATGTCGAGGAAGCCAGCGCCGACAAGGGTAACAAGTTCTCGGACCTGGTGGCCGAACGGGCCGCCCGCGACAACGCCAAGAGCGTGGTCATCTCGGCTCAGATCGAGAGCGAGATCGCCCTGCTGGATGAAGAAGAGCGCGCCGAGTTCCTCGAGACCCTGGGGCTGGCCGAGCCGGGCCTCAACCGCCTGATTCGCGAGGCCTACAGCCTGCTGGGGCTGCAGACCTACTTCACGGTCGGTCCCAAGGAAGCCCGGGCCTGGACGATCCCCGTGGGCGCCACCGGCCCGCAGGCCGCCGGCGTCATCCACACCGACTTCGAGAAGGGCTTCATCCGCGCCGAGACCATCGCCTTCGACGACTACGTCAAGCTGGGCGGCGAGAACGGCGCCAAGGAAGCCGGCAAGATGCGCTCGGAAGGCAAGGAGTACGTCGTCAAGGACGGCGACGTGATGCACTTCCGCTTCAACGTCTGA
- a CDS encoding pirin family protein, which produces MPVRPVLKIIKGQPTSDGAGVRLTRMLGTPEAQMFDPFLMLDCFDNDQASDYLGGFPDHPHRGFETVTYMLEGRMRHKDNTGREGVIGPGGIQWMRAGKGIVHSEMPEQADGRMRGFQLWVNLPAKLKMSAPGYQEFEADSIPVETRDGDVTVKVISGATEGGTAGPIGGGAVDALYFDVVLPAGTVFEEPVGDDRNTMLAVYEGQVRVAHDTVDALSGVFLGRGDTVRVEAVTKARVLLLAGRPIGEPVFWHGPFVMDTREGLVQAFEDFQRGRF; this is translated from the coding sequence ATGCCCGTCCGTCCCGTCCTGAAGATCATCAAAGGCCAACCCACCTCAGACGGCGCCGGGGTGCGGCTGACGCGGATGCTGGGTACCCCGGAAGCCCAGATGTTCGACCCGTTCCTGATGTTGGACTGCTTCGACAACGACCAGGCGTCAGACTATTTGGGCGGCTTCCCCGACCATCCGCATCGCGGCTTCGAGACCGTGACCTACATGCTGGAAGGCCGGATGCGTCACAAGGATAACACCGGCCGCGAGGGCGTGATCGGACCGGGCGGGATCCAGTGGATGCGGGCCGGCAAGGGCATCGTTCACTCCGAGATGCCCGAACAGGCCGATGGCCGCATGCGCGGCTTCCAGCTGTGGGTGAACCTGCCCGCTAAGTTGAAGATGAGCGCCCCCGGCTACCAAGAGTTTGAGGCCGACAGCATCCCGGTCGAAACCCGCGACGGCGACGTGACGGTCAAGGTGATCTCCGGCGCGACCGAAGGCGGTACGGCGGGGCCGATCGGCGGCGGCGCGGTGGACGCCCTATATTTCGACGTCGTGCTGCCGGCCGGGACGGTGTTTGAAGAGCCTGTCGGTGATGACCGCAACACCATGCTGGCGGTCTATGAAGGTCAGGTGCGTGTGGCCCATGACACGGTCGACGCCTTGTCGGGCGTCTTCCTGGGACGCGGCGACACGGTTCGGGTCGAGGCGGTCACCAAGGCGCGTGTGCTGCTGTTGGCGGGGCGTCCGATCGGCGAGCCCGTGTTCTGGCACGGCCCGTTCGTGATGGACACGCGCGAGGGTCTCGTTCAGGCGTTCGAGGACTTCCAGCGTGGAAGGTTCTAA
- a CDS encoding tetratricopeptide repeat protein yields the protein MFSLPLPLLGLSLLFSIALCVHVVRTQREMYWLWIILLFQPVGGVVYLVAVILPELLGGRTAQKVGAAARQALDPQREYREAAKAVDDAPTVANRVRLAVAATELGRHAEAERLYAESLTGLYADDPQLLLGRANALIELNRPAEALPLLEKLGETPTAGRTPHTLLALGRVYQALGRDEQAETALSWAADHYPGFEGIARYTAFLAQQGRRDEAHAKLAEIDRRLSKTHAHFRKEAKTWRDFAAAAAG from the coding sequence ATGTTCTCGCTTCCGTTGCCGCTGCTGGGCCTGTCGCTGCTGTTCTCGATCGCGCTGTGCGTCCACGTCGTGCGGACCCAGCGAGAGATGTACTGGCTTTGGATCATCCTACTGTTCCAGCCGGTCGGCGGCGTGGTCTATCTCGTCGCCGTGATCCTGCCCGAACTGCTGGGAGGCCGCACCGCGCAGAAGGTGGGCGCCGCCGCGCGCCAGGCGCTCGACCCGCAACGCGAGTATCGCGAGGCGGCTAAGGCCGTGGATGACGCGCCAACGGTCGCCAATCGCGTTCGCCTGGCCGTGGCCGCGACCGAACTGGGTAGGCACGCCGAGGCCGAGCGCCTCTACGCCGAAAGCCTTACGGGCCTCTACGCCGACGACCCGCAGTTGCTACTGGGCCGCGCGAACGCCCTGATCGAGCTGAACCGCCCCGCCGAGGCGCTGCCCCTGCTCGAAAAGCTTGGAGAAACCCCGACCGCCGGCCGCACCCCACACACTCTGCTGGCGCTTGGCCGCGTCTACCAAGCGCTCGGCCGCGACGAACAGGCCGAGACGGCGCTTAGCTGGGCGGCCGATCACTATCCGGGCTTCGAGGGCATCGCCCGCTACACAGCCTTCCTGGCCCAACAGGGCCGCAGGGACGAGGCTCATGCCAAGCTGGCTGAGATCGACCGGCGCCTGTCTAAGACCCACGCCCACTTCCGCAAGGAAGCCAAGACCTGGCGCGACTTCGCGGCGGCCGCGGCGGGGTGA
- the pth gene encoding aminoacyl-tRNA hydrolase gives MLILAGLGNPEPKYEKNRHNVGFMAVDALARKWGTAPWRARFQGLACEGQVSTPDGPVKLLLLKPKTFYNESGRAVGEAMKFFKLTPADVIVFHDEIDMAPGRFRMKSGGGAAGNNGIRSVTSQVGDAFRRGRIGVGHPGHKDAVMHYVLGDFHKVEHQWLDPMLDAIADALPFAAVGDDERYQAEVMRLAPAPKADPRKPA, from the coding sequence ATGCTGATCCTCGCCGGCCTGGGCAATCCCGAGCCCAAGTACGAGAAGAACCGCCACAACGTCGGCTTCATGGCCGTCGACGCCCTCGCGCGGAAGTGGGGGACCGCCCCGTGGCGCGCGCGCTTTCAGGGCTTGGCCTGCGAGGGCCAGGTCTCCACGCCTGACGGCCCGGTCAAGCTGCTGCTGTTGAAGCCCAAGACCTTTTACAACGAAAGCGGCCGCGCGGTGGGCGAGGCGATGAAGTTCTTCAAGCTGACGCCGGCGGACGTCATCGTCTTTCATGACGAGATCGACATGGCGCCGGGCCGCTTCAGGATGAAGTCGGGCGGCGGGGCGGCCGGCAACAACGGCATCCGTTCTGTGACCAGCCAGGTCGGCGACGCCTTCCGCCGCGGCCGCATCGGCGTGGGTCATCCCGGCCACAAGGACGCGGTGATGCACTACGTGCTGGGCGACTTCCACAAGGTAGAGCACCAGTGGCTGGACCCGATGTTGGACGCCATCGCCGACGCCCTGCCCTTCGCCGCCGTCGGTGATGACGAACGCTATCAAGCCGAGGTCATGCGCCTGGCCCCCGCGCCCAAGGCCGATCCGCGCAAACCCGCCTAG
- a CDS encoding 50S ribosomal protein L25/general stress protein Ctc, with protein sequence MSEIILNVEIRDGAGTGNARATRRAGKVPGVLYGGGKAPVNIAVKANEFRKSLYTGKLLGHLVTLQYGEEKQSVIAKAVQFHPVTDEPVHFDLYRVDEHQLIKIEVPVHFKNHETSVGLKKGGTLEVIRHTVELACPADKIPEELVIDLAGHDIGDVIRISEVKLPEGVKPAMDRDFVIANVKASSAAQSDAGDTTTA encoded by the coding sequence ATGAGCGAGATCATTCTGAACGTGGAAATCCGCGACGGCGCCGGCACCGGCAACGCTCGCGCCACCCGTCGCGCCGGCAAGGTCCCGGGCGTTCTGTACGGCGGCGGCAAGGCTCCCGTGAACATCGCCGTGAAGGCCAACGAATTCCGCAAGTCGCTGTACACCGGCAAGCTGTTGGGCCACCTGGTCACCCTTCAGTACGGCGAAGAAAAGCAATCGGTCATCGCTAAGGCCGTGCAATTCCACCCCGTCACCGACGAGCCCGTCCACTTCGACCTGTATCGCGTCGACGAGCACCAGTTGATCAAGATCGAAGTGCCGGTGCACTTCAAGAACCACGAAACCTCGGTCGGCCTGAAGAAGGGCGGCACGCTCGAAGTCATCCGTCACACCGTCGAACTGGCCTGCCCGGCCGACAAGATCCCCGAAGAACTGGTCATCGACCTGGCCGGTCACGACATCGGCGACGTCATCCGCATCTCGGAAGTGAAGCTGCCGGAAGGCGTGAAGCCGGCCATGGACCGCGACTTCGTGATCGCCAACGTCAAGGCTTCGTCCGCCGCTCAGTCGGACGCCGGCGACACGACGACCGCCTAA
- a CDS encoding ribose-phosphate pyrophosphokinase, protein MKLLSGNSNRPLSQAIAEYLDMPLTRAQVRRFADLEVFVTIDENVRGEDVFVIQSTSYPANDNLMELLICIDALKRASGKRITAVLPYFGYARQDRKTGGRTPISAKLVANLITRSGADRVLTMDLHAGQIQGFFDIPTDNLLPSRLMAEDIRRHYPMGDDLMVVSPDVGGVVRARALAKRLDDADLAIVDKRRSGPGQSEVMNIIGDVKDRRCILFDDIADSAGTLCNAAQALMSHGAKSVSAYITHGVLSGAAADRVANSVLTELVVTDSIEASDPAKACPKIRYVSCAPLIGEAIRRIANEESVSKLFD, encoded by the coding sequence ATGAAGCTGCTGTCCGGCAACTCCAACCGCCCGCTGTCCCAGGCGATCGCGGAATATCTCGACATGCCGCTGACCCGCGCCCAGGTGCGCCGGTTCGCCGACCTCGAGGTGTTCGTCACCATCGACGAGAACGTGCGGGGCGAGGACGTCTTTGTCATCCAGTCGACCAGCTATCCGGCCAACGACAACCTGATGGAGCTCCTGATCTGCATCGACGCCCTCAAGCGCGCGTCGGGCAAGCGGATCACGGCCGTGCTGCCTTACTTCGGCTACGCCCGCCAGGACCGGAAGACCGGCGGCCGCACCCCGATCTCGGCCAAGCTGGTCGCTAACCTGATCACCCGCTCCGGCGCCGACCGGGTTCTGACCATGGACCTGCACGCCGGCCAGATCCAAGGCTTCTTCGACATCCCGACCGACAACCTCTTGCCCTCGCGCCTGATGGCCGAGGACATCCGCCGTCACTACCCGATGGGCGACGACCTGATGGTCGTCTCGCCGGACGTGGGCGGCGTGGTGCGGGCCCGCGCCCTGGCCAAGCGCCTGGACGACGCCGACCTCGCCATCGTCGACAAGCGTCGCTCGGGTCCGGGCCAGTCGGAAGTCATGAACATCATCGGCGACGTCAAGGACCGTCGCTGCATCCTGTTCGACGACATCGCCGACTCGGCCGGCACGCTGTGCAACGCCGCTCAGGCCCTGATGAGCCACGGCGCCAAGTCGGTCAGCGCCTACATCACCCACGGCGTGCTTTCGGGCGCAGCCGCCGACCGCGTCGCCAATTCCGTGCTCACCGAACTGGTGGTCACCGACTCGATCGAAGCCTCGGACCCGGCCAAGGCCTGTCCGAAGATCCGCTACGTGTCGTGCGCGCCGCTCATTGGCGAAGCCATTCGCCGGATCGCCAACGAAGAGTCGGTGTCCAAGCTGTTCGACTAG
- the pgeF gene encoding peptidoglycan editing factor PgeF — protein sequence MKTPVLPTVQSPLLSSLPGVKHAFFTRQGGVSKGIYDSLNVGRGSKDEPADVEENRARIARWFGGGPEDLNVCYQIHSTIAIVADGSWGEARPEGDAVVSKTPGVICGAMAADCAPVLLVDPEARIVAAAHAGWRGALDGVVQSAVDRMVELGATPANMTGVVGPCIGPKSYEVGLDFLHKFEADCPGSGRFFKPGVAEDKRFFDLPAFVLDRLATAGVERREWVGRDTRAEEEWFFSNRRAFLNNEGDYGRLLSAIMLEA from the coding sequence GTGAAGACACCCGTTCTGCCCACCGTCCAGTCGCCGCTGCTGTCCAGCCTGCCGGGCGTCAAGCACGCCTTCTTCACGCGCCAGGGCGGGGTCTCGAAGGGCATCTATGACAGCCTGAACGTCGGACGCGGCAGCAAGGACGAGCCCGCCGATGTGGAGGAGAACAGGGCTCGGATCGCGCGCTGGTTCGGCGGCGGGCCCGAGGATCTGAACGTCTGCTACCAGATCCATTCGACCATCGCGATCGTCGCCGACGGCTCGTGGGGCGAGGCGCGGCCCGAAGGCGACGCGGTGGTGTCCAAGACCCCCGGCGTGATCTGCGGCGCCATGGCGGCCGACTGCGCGCCGGTGCTGCTGGTCGATCCTGAAGCGCGGATCGTGGCCGCCGCCCACGCCGGCTGGCGCGGGGCGCTGGACGGCGTGGTGCAGTCGGCTGTGGACCGCATGGTCGAGCTGGGCGCCACCCCCGCCAACATGACCGGCGTTGTTGGCCCCTGCATCGGACCGAAGTCCTACGAGGTGGGCCTCGACTTCCTGCACAAGTTCGAAGCCGACTGCCCTGGCTCGGGACGGTTCTTCAAGCCGGGCGTCGCCGAGGACAAGCGCTTCTTCGACTTGCCGGCCTTCGTGCTGGACCGTCTGGCGACCGCCGGTGTGGAGCGCCGCGAGTGGGTGGGCCGCGACACCCGCGCCGAAGAGGAATGGTTCTTCTCCAACCGCCGCGCCTTCCTCAACAACGAGGGCGACTACGGCCGCCTTCTGTCGGCGATCATGCTGGAGGCGTGA
- a CDS encoding class I SAM-dependent methyltransferase → MSLLDRLKAQIAQDGPIGVPEFFTRCLHDPRDGYYATRPDLGTSGDFITAPLVSQMFGELIGLWVIETWTRMGRPAPFRLVEMGPGDGTLMSDVLRVGRLDSAFLSAAEVWLVEVSEPLKDKQAARLGDGPRWASRLDEVPGGAPTILVANELLDCLPARQFVRTQTGWAERVIGLGADGALAFGLRAINPPPRGGGVRAADGGGSPVAPAPSPSGPSDYLPRWGEDLEAGSIWESSPAQAALASDIAHRLVTDGGAALLIDYGRAHPEPGDTLQAVRNHQKVDPLETAGLADLTVWADFPSVVTAARETGAKAGPILSQGAFLVALGIVQRAEALATRQPDRADQIGRQLDRLIGEAQMGDLFKVACLCAPDLSPPLFEDAT, encoded by the coding sequence GTGAGCCTGCTTGACCGCCTGAAGGCCCAGATCGCCCAGGACGGACCGATCGGCGTTCCTGAGTTCTTCACCCGCTGCCTGCACGACCCGCGCGACGGTTATTACGCCACGCGGCCGGATCTAGGGACCTCAGGGGATTTCATCACCGCGCCCCTGGTCAGCCAGATGTTCGGCGAGTTGATCGGCCTATGGGTGATCGAGACCTGGACGCGCATGGGTCGGCCCGCGCCGTTCCGTCTGGTCGAGATGGGGCCCGGCGACGGGACGTTGATGAGCGACGTGCTGCGCGTCGGGCGACTGGATTCGGCCTTCCTATCGGCCGCTGAAGTCTGGCTTGTCGAGGTTTCCGAGCCGCTGAAGGACAAGCAAGCCGCGCGGCTCGGTGACGGCCCGCGCTGGGCCTCGCGCCTCGACGAGGTTCCGGGCGGCGCGCCGACGATCCTGGTCGCCAACGAGCTTCTGGATTGCCTGCCCGCGCGTCAATTTGTCCGCACACAGACTGGATGGGCGGAGCGGGTGATCGGACTGGGCGCGGATGGCGCGCTGGCGTTTGGGTTGCGCGCCATAAATCCTCCCCCCAGAGGGGGAGGTGTCCGTGCAGCGGACGGAGGGGGAAGTCCCGTAGCCCCCGCCCCTTCCCCCTCCGGTCCTTCGGACTACCTCCCCCGCTGGGGGGAGGATTTGGAAGCAGGGAGCATCTGGGAATCCTCCCCCGCCCAGGCGGCGCTGGCCTCGGACATCGCCCATCGTCTCGTCACCGACGGCGGCGCGGCCCTGTTGATCGACTATGGCCGAGCCCACCCCGAGCCGGGTGACACGCTGCAGGCGGTGCGGAACCATCAGAAGGTCGATCCGCTGGAGACGGCAGGCCTTGCCGACCTGACGGTCTGGGCCGACTTCCCGTCGGTGGTGACGGCCGCGCGCGAAACTGGCGCGAAGGCGGGTCCGATCCTCAGCCAGGGCGCGTTTCTGGTCGCCTTGGGAATCGTCCAACGCGCCGAAGCCTTGGCCACGCGCCAACCCGATCGGGCCGACCAGATCGGAAGACAGCTTGATCGCTTGATCGGAGAGGCGCAGATGGGCGATCTGTTCAAGGTCGCGTGTCTTTGCGCGCCCGACCTTTCGCCCCCCCTCTTCGAGGACGCGACGTGA